A section of the Pimelobacter simplex genome encodes:
- a CDS encoding TetR/AcrR family transcriptional regulator: MAYVEASVRRRQLVAAARSALAQEGVARTSVRAVAAEAGVPLGTMQYVFPSKEALLRAVIEDVVDEIVEVLRGTAEVDRGLEHAIRQGLAAFWDQLVSGHVSLQMMQYELTMYALRTAGQEELARWQYERYTAIVAEWFERAAHHAGETCAVPFDRLGRITVAALDGLILQHVCDPDRARSGTDLADVVEMIVRLADVRPAG, from the coding sequence GTGGCCTACGTCGAAGCATCCGTGCGGCGCCGCCAGCTCGTCGCCGCGGCCCGCTCCGCACTCGCCCAGGAGGGCGTCGCCCGCACCTCGGTGCGTGCCGTGGCCGCCGAGGCCGGCGTACCGCTCGGGACGATGCAGTACGTCTTCCCCTCCAAGGAGGCGCTCCTGCGCGCGGTGATCGAGGACGTCGTCGACGAGATCGTCGAGGTGCTCCGCGGCACCGCCGAGGTCGACCGCGGCCTCGAGCACGCGATCCGCCAGGGTCTCGCCGCCTTCTGGGACCAGCTGGTCAGCGGGCACGTCAGCCTGCAGATGATGCAGTACGAGCTGACCATGTACGCCCTGCGCACCGCCGGCCAGGAGGAGCTCGCCCGCTGGCAGTACGAGCGCTACACCGCGATCGTCGCCGAGTGGTTCGAGCGGGCCGCCCACCACGCCGGCGAGACCTGCGCGGTCCCCTTCGACCGGCTCGGGCGGATCACCGTCGCCGCCCTCGACGGCCTGATCCTCCAGCACGTCTGCGACCCCGACCGGGCCCGCTCCGGCACGGACCTCGCCGACGTGGTCGAGATGATCGTCCGGCTCGCCGACGTCCGTCCGGCCGGCTGA
- a CDS encoding polynucleotide kinase-phosphatase, which produces MSELTVPELGLVVLVGVSGSGKSTFAREHFKATEVISSDFCRGLVADDENDQDATPDAFDVLHYIAGTRLRRGLLTVVDATNVQQSARAELVRLARSHDVLVDAIVLDVPERVALDRNRERPDRDFGDHVVKRQARDLRRSLGRLRKEGFRRVHVLRGADEIAAARVVREPSWNDRREVTGPFDIVGDVHGCASELRTLLVELGWVLAYDDAGAAVGAHHPEGRQAVFVGDLVDRGPDTPGVLRLVMGMVAAGTALCVSGNHEAKLVRALKGAHVQVTHGLAESLAQLEAETEDFRAQALSFMDGLISHYVLDAGRLVVAHAGLKEAYHGRSSRRVRAFALYGDTTGETDELGLPVRYPWADEYRGGAMVVYGHTPVPSAEWINNTICLDTGVVFGGELTALRYPEREIVAVDAEEQWYEPVSPLVPATASGEREPSVLRLDDVTGTRWIDSPHAGKVKVPEENAAAALEVMSRFAVDPRWLVYLPPTMSPAATAHLDGYLEHPEQAFDEYAGWGVGRVVCEEKHMGSRAIAVLARDTAVAERRFGVTDGSTGAIYTRTGRPFFAAARGDALVDRLRTALAPLFASLDTDWLALDCELLPWSAKAGALIREQYAAVGAAAGAALPAVEAVLAQAAARGLDLTATAERTAVRHRNARAFRDAYAAYCRPVEGLDGVTVAPFQVLAAEGRALAVTEPHAWHLAELGRLDDPLITPTRHRYVDLGSAADRAAATSWWEELTGAGGEGMVVKPADAIEPGGRTVQPGLKVRGREYLRIVYGPDYTESLDVLRERHLGKKRQLALREHGLGLDALTGFVAGAPLWQVHQAVFAVLALESEPVDPRL; this is translated from the coding sequence ATGAGCGAACTCACCGTGCCCGAGCTCGGTCTCGTCGTGCTCGTCGGCGTCTCCGGCAGCGGCAAGTCGACGTTCGCGCGCGAGCACTTCAAGGCGACCGAGGTGATCTCCAGCGACTTCTGCCGCGGGCTCGTCGCCGACGACGAGAACGATCAGGACGCCACTCCCGACGCGTTCGACGTGCTGCACTACATCGCCGGAACCCGCCTGCGGCGCGGTCTGCTGACGGTCGTCGACGCGACCAACGTCCAGCAGTCCGCCCGGGCCGAGCTGGTCCGGCTGGCCCGCAGCCACGACGTCCTCGTCGACGCGATCGTGCTCGACGTACCGGAGCGGGTGGCGCTCGACCGCAACCGCGAGCGCCCCGACCGCGACTTCGGCGACCACGTGGTCAAGCGCCAGGCCCGCGACCTGCGCCGCTCGCTGGGCCGGCTGCGCAAGGAGGGCTTCCGGCGGGTGCACGTGCTGCGCGGCGCGGACGAGATCGCCGCCGCGCGGGTCGTCCGCGAGCCGTCGTGGAACGACCGCCGCGAGGTGACCGGCCCGTTCGACATCGTCGGCGACGTCCACGGGTGCGCGTCCGAGCTGCGCACGCTGCTCGTCGAGCTCGGCTGGGTCCTGGCGTACGACGACGCGGGCGCCGCGGTCGGCGCGCACCACCCCGAGGGCCGCCAGGCCGTCTTCGTCGGCGACCTCGTCGACCGCGGCCCGGACACCCCCGGCGTGCTCCGCCTGGTGATGGGCATGGTCGCGGCGGGCACCGCGCTGTGCGTCTCGGGCAACCACGAGGCCAAGCTGGTCCGCGCGCTCAAGGGCGCCCACGTCCAGGTCACCCACGGGCTGGCCGAGTCGCTGGCCCAACTGGAGGCCGAGACGGAGGACTTCCGGGCGCAGGCGCTGAGCTTCATGGACGGCCTGATCAGTCACTACGTCCTTGACGCGGGCCGGCTCGTCGTCGCGCACGCGGGGCTCAAGGAGGCCTACCACGGCCGGTCCTCCCGGCGGGTGCGCGCATTCGCGCTCTACGGCGACACCACCGGCGAGACCGACGAGCTCGGCCTGCCGGTGCGCTACCCGTGGGCCGACGAGTACCGCGGTGGCGCGATGGTCGTCTACGGCCACACGCCCGTGCCGTCGGCGGAGTGGATCAACAACACCATCTGCCTCGACACCGGTGTCGTGTTCGGCGGCGAGCTGACCGCGCTGCGCTACCCCGAGCGCGAGATCGTCGCGGTCGACGCCGAGGAGCAGTGGTACGAGCCGGTCAGCCCGCTCGTCCCCGCCACGGCGTCCGGCGAGCGCGAGCCCTCGGTGCTGCGGCTCGACGACGTCACCGGCACGCGCTGGATCGACAGTCCCCACGCGGGCAAGGTCAAGGTGCCCGAGGAGAACGCCGCCGCGGCCCTCGAGGTGATGAGCCGGTTCGCGGTCGACCCGCGCTGGCTGGTCTACCTGCCGCCGACGATGTCGCCGGCCGCGACGGCGCACCTCGACGGCTACCTGGAGCACCCGGAGCAGGCCTTCGACGAGTACGCCGGCTGGGGCGTGGGCCGCGTCGTGTGCGAGGAGAAGCACATGGGTTCGCGCGCGATCGCCGTCCTGGCGCGGGACACCGCTGTCGCGGAGCGCCGCTTCGGTGTCACCGACGGCTCGACCGGTGCGATCTACACCCGCACCGGGCGGCCGTTCTTCGCCGCCGCCCGCGGGGACGCGCTCGTCGACCGGCTGCGGACGGCGCTCGCGCCGCTGTTCGCCTCGCTCGACACCGACTGGCTGGCGCTCGACTGCGAGCTGCTGCCGTGGTCGGCCAAGGCCGGCGCGCTCATCCGCGAGCAGTACGCCGCCGTCGGTGCGGCCGCCGGCGCGGCCCTCCCGGCGGTCGAGGCGGTGCTCGCCCAGGCCGCCGCGCGCGGGCTCGACCTGACCGCGACGGCCGAGCGGACGGCGGTCCGGCACCGCAACGCGCGGGCGTTCCGGGACGCCTATGCGGCGTACTGCCGGCCGGTCGAGGGGCTCGACGGCGTCACGGTCGCGCCCTTCCAGGTGCTCGCCGCCGAGGGGCGCGCGCTCGCGGTCACCGAGCCGCACGCGTGGCACCTCGCCGAGCTCGGCCGCCTCGACGACCCGCTGATCACCCCCACCCGCCACCGGTACGTCGACCTCGGCTCGGCCGCCGACCGCGCCGCCGCGACGTCCTGGTGGGAGGAGCTCACCGGCGCCGGCGGCGAGGGCATGGTGGTCAAGCCGGCCGACGCGATCGAGCCGGGCGGGCGCACGGTGCAGCCGGGGCTCAAGGTGCGGGGCCGCGAGTACCTGCGGATCGTCTACGGGCCCGACTACACCGAGTCGCTCGACGTGCTGCGCGAGCGGCACCTCGGCAAGAAGCGCCAGCTGGCCCTGCGCGAGCACGGGCTGGGGCTCGACGCGCTCACCGGCTTCGTCGCGGGGGCGCCGCTGTGGCAGGTGCACCAGGCGGTGTTCGCCGTCCTGGCACTGGAGTCGGAGCCGGTCGACCCGCGGCTCTAG
- a CDS encoding Imm51 family immunity protein — MEPLRLIETTPGNWSLLLTAGTAPAAEEAVMAAGHEPNGYFWEGVAQRVVAEQASGLAERLRYDPEGDMFVAYGTDREALADLGTRMAVVAGDAAALTALIARAEADGFEFDD, encoded by the coding sequence ATGGAACCGCTGCGCCTGATCGAGACCACGCCCGGCAACTGGTCCCTCCTGCTCACCGCCGGCACCGCGCCCGCGGCCGAGGAGGCCGTGATGGCGGCCGGCCACGAGCCCAACGGCTACTTCTGGGAGGGCGTCGCCCAGCGCGTCGTCGCCGAGCAGGCCTCCGGCCTGGCCGAGCGGCTGCGCTACGACCCCGAGGGCGACATGTTCGTCGCCTACGGCACCGACCGCGAGGCGCTCGCCGACCTCGGCACCCGGATGGCGGTCGTGGCCGGCGACGCCGCGGCGCTGACCGCGCTGATCGCGCGGGCCGAGGCCGACGGGTTCGAGTTCGACGACTAG
- a CDS encoding 3' terminal RNA ribose 2'-O-methyltransferase Hen1 — MLLTISTTHRPATDLGFLLHKHPDRVQVFDQSFGTATVFYPEAGEERCTAALLLEVDPVRLARRAGQGGKGGKGAKGSPDFSLAQYVNDRSYAASSLFGVALADVFSTARGGRCAARPELAETAIPLELVIPALPCRGGVPIARRLFEPLGWTVGAEPVPLDPDFPEWGDSRYLRLTLTGTVRLADALSQLHVLLPVLDESKHYWQGPDEVDKLLRSGAGWLAEHPDRELVVRRYLGRRGHLTRAALARLAELDDVVEDAVAEAVEPDAAEETRVPLNLRRHEAVLAALAEVRPRSVIDLGCGPGQLLARLLATEGIARVAGCDVSVRSLQSAARRLHVDRMTERQQERLTLFQSALTYDDPRLAGYDAAVLMEVVEHVDPPRLEALERVVLGSARPGTVVVTTPNREHNVRYEGLTGMRHPDHRFEWDRAEFRAWAERVAAAYGYTVELRGVGDDDPEVGPPTQMAILTRADTTTTEEAGR, encoded by the coding sequence GTGCTGCTGACGATCTCGACCACCCACCGACCCGCGACGGACCTGGGCTTCCTGCTGCACAAGCACCCGGACCGGGTCCAGGTGTTCGACCAGTCGTTCGGCACCGCCACGGTGTTCTACCCCGAGGCGGGCGAGGAGCGGTGCACGGCGGCGCTGCTGCTGGAGGTCGACCCGGTGCGGCTCGCGCGGCGTGCGGGCCAGGGCGGCAAGGGCGGCAAGGGCGCGAAGGGGTCGCCGGACTTCAGCCTCGCGCAGTACGTCAACGACCGCTCCTACGCGGCGTCCTCGCTGTTCGGGGTCGCGCTCGCCGACGTGTTCAGCACCGCGCGCGGTGGGCGCTGCGCGGCCCGCCCCGAGCTCGCGGAGACCGCGATCCCGCTCGAGCTGGTGATCCCGGCGCTGCCGTGCCGCGGCGGCGTACCGATCGCGCGCCGGCTGTTCGAGCCCTTGGGCTGGACGGTCGGGGCCGAGCCGGTCCCGCTCGATCCGGACTTCCCGGAGTGGGGCGACTCGCGCTACCTCCGGCTCACCCTGACCGGGACCGTTCGGCTGGCCGACGCGCTGAGCCAGCTCCACGTGCTGCTGCCGGTGCTCGACGAGTCGAAGCACTACTGGCAGGGGCCCGACGAGGTCGACAAGCTGCTGCGCTCCGGCGCGGGCTGGCTGGCCGAGCACCCCGACCGTGAGCTCGTCGTACGGCGCTACCTGGGGCGCCGTGGTCACCTGACCCGTGCGGCCCTGGCGCGCCTGGCCGAGCTCGACGACGTCGTCGAGGACGCCGTGGCCGAGGCCGTCGAGCCGGACGCCGCCGAGGAGACGCGGGTGCCGCTCAACCTCCGGCGCCACGAGGCCGTGCTGGCCGCGCTCGCCGAGGTCCGGCCGCGCTCGGTGATCGATCTCGGCTGCGGTCCGGGGCAGCTGCTCGCCCGGCTGCTCGCGACTGAGGGGATCGCCCGGGTCGCGGGCTGCGACGTCTCGGTCCGCTCGCTCCAGAGCGCCGCGCGCCGGCTCCACGTCGACCGGATGACCGAGCGCCAGCAGGAGCGGCTCACCCTCTTCCAGAGCGCCCTGACGTACGACGACCCGCGGCTCGCCGGCTACGACGCGGCCGTGCTGATGGAGGTCGTCGAGCACGTCGACCCGCCGCGCCTGGAGGCGCTGGAGCGCGTGGTGCTCGGCAGCGCCCGCCCGGGCACGGTCGTGGTGACCACGCCCAACCGGGAGCACAACGTGCGCTACGAGGGGCTGACCGGCATGCGCCACCCCGACCACCGCTTCGAGTGGGACCGCGCCGAATTCCGAGCCTGGGCGGAGCGGGTCGCGGCGGCGTACGGCTACACCGTCGAGCTGCGCGGCGTCGGCGACGACGACCCCGAGGTCGGCCCACCCACCCAGATGGCGATCCTGACCCGCGCCGACACCACCACGACCGAGGAGGCCGGCCGATGA